The following proteins are encoded in a genomic region of Oncorhynchus masou masou isolate Uvic2021 chromosome 32, UVic_Omas_1.1, whole genome shotgun sequence:
- the LOC135525944 gene encoding uncharacterized protein C14orf28 homolog, which produces MESKFCILTDTEDLRTLISSTENNQQIERTKTLFEEIRASINNNEEEDRSFWRPVLPWGGVYTIRAGRRAISCTPLYVKISLKNTCTIDGFLMILYIILRDNHSFPREVGIFLGRQFVEHFLYLMDSYDYTTVKMLWIWDRMSKRQYRSVIHHAALEIDLFGNEHENFTKNLETMLSTMQESLCTNWSCPSRFQEFLQRTININPPHELPHRDPIQSAVEEFFCPKIILCKELGCNGLREFSQRVFCHGPPPFVILNMQLWKSEELSYVPYHLPLSQHRYSLEGATLFNKEEHHYSAAFQIDGYWMHYDGLRSDNLILLNKPPELLLLSSLVYIRASDK; this is translated from the exons ATGGAGAGCAAATTCTGCATTTTGACCGACACAGAAGACCTCAGAACCCTAATTTCAAGTACCGAAAATAATCAGCAAATTGAAAG GACAAAGACTTTGTTTGAGGAGATCCGTGCATCCATCAACAACAATGAAGAAGAGGACCGTTCCTTTTGGAGGCCTGTGCTCCCATGGGGGGGTGTCTACACCATCAGGGCGGGGAGGAGGGCCATCTCATGCACGCCTCTGTATGTTAAGATAAGCCTAAAGAACACCTGCACAATTGACGGGTTCCTCATGATCCTCTATATAATACTGAGAGACAACCATAGCTTTCCCCGAGAGGTGGGCATCTTTCTGGGCAGGCAGTTTGTAGAGCATTTCCTCTACCTGATGGACTCGTATGACTACACCACCGTTAAGATGCTGTGGATCTGGGACAGGATGTCCAAAAGGCAGTACCGCTCAGTGATCCACCATGCAGCGTTGGAGATCGACCTGTTTGGTAACGAACATGAGAACTTCACCAAGAACTTAGAGACAATGCTGTCCACTATGCAGGAGAGCCTATGCACCAACTGGAGCTGTCCTTCTCGCTTCCAGGAGTTCTTACAGAGAACCATCAACATCAA TCCTCCTCATGAGTTGCCCCATAGAGATCCCATTCAGTCAGCGGTGGAGGAGTTCTTCTGTCCCAAAATCATTCTCTGCAAAGAACTGGG GTGTAATGGGTTGAGGGAGTTCTCTCAGAGGGTCTTCTGCCATGGCCCACCTCCTTTTGTCATTCTCAACATGCAGCTATGGAAGTCAGAGGAGCTGTCCTATGTTCCTTACCATCTGCCTCTGTCCCAACACAG GTACTCACTGGAAGGCGCCACACTCTTCAACAAGGAAGAGCATCACTACTCTGCAGCCTTCCAGATAGACGGCTACTGGATGCACTATGACGGGCTGAGGAGCGACAATCTGATCCTGTTAAACAAGCCCCCTGAACTCCTGCTGCTCTCTTCCCTTGTCTACATCCGCGCCTCAGACAAATGA
- the LOC135525943 gene encoding kelch-like protein 28 yields the protein MDQQAQSYMLASLTRPHSEQLLQGLQLLRQDHELCDIVLRVGECKIHAHKVVLASISPYFKAMFTGNLSEKETSEVEFQCIDEAALQAIVEYAYTGTVFISQERVESLLPAANLLQVKLVLKECCSFLESQLDAGNCIGISRFAETYGCHDLCLAATKFICQNFEEVCLTEEFFELTRAELDEIVSNDCLKVVTEETVFYALESWIKYDVTERQQHLAQLLHCVRLPFLSVKFLTRLYEANHLIRDDHACKHLLNEALKYHFMPEHRLSYQTVLSTRPRCAAKVLLAVGGKAGLFATLESMEMYFPQTDSWIGLAPLSVPRYEFGVAVLDQKVYVVGGIATHMRQGISYRRHESTVESWDPDSNTWSTVERMAECRSTLGVVVLAGELYALGGYDGQYYLQSVEKYVPKVKEWQPVAPMTKSRSCFATAVLDGMVYAIGGYGPAHMNSVERYDPSKDAWEMVAPMADKRINFAVGVMLGFIFVVGGHNGVSHLSSIERYDPHQNQWTACRPMNEPRTGVGSAIVDNYLYVVGGHSGSSYLNTVQRYDPITDSWLDSSGMMYCRCNFGMTAL from the exons ATGGACCAGCAGGCCCAGTCCTATATGCTTGCCAGTCTGACGCGGCCCCACTCTGAGCAGCTGTTGCAAGGCCTCCAGCTGTTGCGGCAGGACCATGAGCTGTGTGACATTGTGCTGCGCGTGGGTGAATGCAAGATCCATGCCCACAAAGTGGTGCTGGCGAGCATCAGCCCCTACTTTAAGGCCATGTTCACGGGCAACCTGTCAGAGAAGGAGACCTCCGAGGTGGAGTTCCAGTGCATTGACGAGGCTGCACTACAG GCAATCGTTGAGTATGCCTACACTGGCACGGTATTCATCTCACAGGAAAGAGTGGAGTCCCTATTGCCAGCTGCTAACCTGCTCCAGGTCAAGCTGGTGCTGAAGGAGTGCTGCTCCTTCTTAGAGAGTCAGCTAGATGCTGGGAACTGTATAGGCATCTCACGCTTTGCTGAGACCTATGGCTGCCATGATCTCTGCCTGGCTGCCACTAAATTCATCTGTCAGAATTTTGAAGAGGTGTGCCTGACAGAGGAGTTCTTTGAGCTGACACGGGCGGAATTGGATGAAATAGTGTCAAATGACTGTCTGAAGGTGGTAACGGAAGAGACTGTGTTCTATGCCCTGGAGTCGTGGATCAAGTACGATGTGACTGAGCGGCAACAGCACCTAGCTCAGTTACTGCACTGCGTCCGTTTGCCTTTCCTCAGCGTTAAGTTCCTCACCCGCCTCTACGAGGCCAACCACCTTATCCGGGATGACCACGCCTGCAAGCACCTCCTCAATGAGGCCCTCAAATACCATTTCATGCCTGAGCACCGGCTCTCCTACCAGACGGTGTTGTCCACAAGGCCACGCTGTGCTGCCAAAGTTCTTCTTGCTGTGGGAGGCAAGGCTGGACTCTTTGCCACCCTCGAGAG CATGGAAATGTACTTCCCTCAAACTGATTCATGGATTGGGCTTGCCCCTCTTAGTGTGCCCCGCTATGAGTTTGGAGTGGCAGTGTTGGACCAGAAGGTGTATGTGGTGGGTGGTATCGCCACACACATGCGACAGGGCATTAGCTACCGGAGACATGAGAGCACAGTGGAGAGCTGGGACCCTGACAGCAACACGTGGTCCACAGTGGAGCGCATGGCAGAGTGTCGCAGCACCCTGGGGGTGGTGGTCTTGGCTGGGGAGCTCTATGCCCTGGGGGGCTATGATGGCCAGTACTACCTACAGTCTGTAGAAAAATATGTCCCCAAGGTGAAGGAGTGGCAGCCTGTGGCACCTATGACCAAGTCACGCAGCTGCTTTGCCACGGCTGTGCTGGATGGCATGGTCTATGCCATTGGTGGCTATGGCCCCGCCCATATGAACAG TGTGGAGCGGTACGACCCCAGCAAGGATGCCTGGGAAATGGTAGCCCCCATGGCAGACAAACGGATCAATTTTGCCGTGGGTGTAATGTTAGGGTTCATATTTGTGGTTGGGGGACACAATGGGGTATCTCATCTGTCCAGCATTGAGAGGTATGACCCACACCAGAACCAGTGGACAGCCTGTCGGCCCATGAATGAACCACGCACAG GGGTTGGCTCCGCGATCGTGGACAACTATCTCTATGTGGTGGGGGGTCACTCGGGATCATCCTACCTGAACACTGTCCAGCGATACGACCCGATCACAGACAGCTGGCTGGACTCAAGCGGCATGATGTACTGCCGCTGTAACTTTGGCATGACTGCTCTTTGA